A genome region from Streptomyces antimycoticus includes the following:
- a CDS encoding AI-2E family transporter: MAPTEETLPSDADDTPSAARASSDSPQPAARMPRWLPRAMVLALALVACYRLATWAFDQLTGLLLNILIAFFLALAIEPAVDRMAARGMRRGLATGLVFLAILIGTAGFFTLLGSMLADQIITMVQDFPQYLDNVVKWINDTFHTHLSRLEIQDSLVHSDWLQSYVKNSADNVLDVSAQVLGGLFKTLTVTLFAFYFAADGPRLRRALCSVLPPTRQVEVLRAWEIAVAKTGGYIYSRGLMALISGVAHYILLEALGVPYAPALAVWVGLISQFIPTIGTYLAGALPMLIAFTIDPWYALWVLIFVVIYQQFENYLLQPRITARTVDIHPAVSFGSVIAGTALLGAVGALIAIPATATLQAFLGAYIKRYDVTDDLRVHGRTRRRGMSALARMRAALVRRS; encoded by the coding sequence GGCCTCCTCGGACTCCCCGCAACCCGCCGCGCGCATGCCGCGCTGGCTGCCGCGCGCCATGGTGCTCGCACTCGCGCTGGTGGCCTGTTACCGCCTTGCGACCTGGGCCTTCGATCAGCTGACCGGGCTTCTGCTGAACATCCTGATCGCGTTCTTCCTGGCGCTCGCGATCGAACCGGCCGTGGACCGGATGGCCGCCCGCGGCATGCGCCGGGGGCTGGCCACGGGGCTGGTCTTTCTCGCCATCCTCATCGGCACCGCGGGCTTCTTCACCCTGCTCGGCTCGATGCTCGCCGATCAGATCATCACCATGGTCCAGGACTTCCCGCAGTACCTCGACAATGTCGTCAAGTGGATCAACGACACGTTCCACACGCATCTGTCGCGGCTGGAGATCCAGGACAGCCTGGTGCACTCCGACTGGCTGCAGAGCTACGTCAAGAACAGCGCCGACAATGTGCTGGACGTCTCCGCACAGGTGCTCGGCGGGTTGTTCAAGACGCTGACGGTGACCTTGTTCGCCTTCTACTTCGCCGCCGACGGGCCCCGGCTGCGCCGCGCGCTGTGCTCGGTGCTGCCGCCGACCCGGCAGGTCGAGGTGTTGCGCGCCTGGGAGATCGCGGTCGCCAAGACCGGCGGCTACATCTACTCCCGCGGGCTGATGGCGCTGATCTCCGGCGTCGCCCACTACATCCTGCTGGAGGCACTGGGCGTGCCCTACGCCCCGGCGCTCGCCGTCTGGGTGGGGCTGATCTCGCAGTTCATCCCGACCATCGGCACCTATTTGGCCGGGGCGCTGCCGATGCTGATCGCGTTCACCATCGACCCCTGGTACGCGCTGTGGGTCCTGATCTTCGTCGTGATCTACCAGCAGTTCGAGAACTATCTGCTGCAGCCGAGGATCACCGCCAGGACGGTGGACATCCACCCGGCCGTCTCCTTCGGATCAGTCATAGCGGGTACCGCGCTGCTGGGCGCGGTGGGCGCGCTGATCGCGATTCCGGCGACCGCGACGCTGCAGGCGTTCCTCGGCGCGTACATCAAGCGCTATGACGTGACCGACGATCTGCGGGTGCACGGGCGCACGCGGCGGCGCGGCATGTCGGCCCTCGCGCGGATGCGTGCCGCGTTGGTGCGGCGCAGTTGA